One window from the genome of Anolis sagrei isolate rAnoSag1 chromosome 4, rAnoSag1.mat, whole genome shotgun sequence encodes:
- the KAT14 gene encoding cysteine-rich protein 2-binding protein isoform X3, producing MLAMYNLSLEGTGRQGYFRWKEDICAFIEKHWSFLLGNRKKTSTWWSTVAGCLSVGSPMYFRSGAQEFGEPGWWKLVHNRPPTLKPEGEKLSASALKAKAGSKPSLDPIITVEGLRKRVSRNPVESAMELKEKRSRTQEAKDIRRAQKEAAGFLDRSTSSTPVKFISRNRRPDIMLEKGEVVDFSSLSSSDRTPMTSPSPSPSPDFSAPGTPASHSATPSLLSEADLIPDIMPPQALFHDDEEMEGDGVIDPGIEYIPPSSASVGMIRKKVKIPEQIKQELESEEEKIEKLEGDAENPDNTHTGFQDQHKDKRKTQLDHKDVRSGIPKYGPVSIYEEKLLLRNLEAYPNAVAMTPEARRLRRKLIVRQAKRERGLPLFDLDNIVNATVLLIDRIYGAKEGEGAPCVPAGYATYRTTSQDFRILDRYQTKLSNVKEIRQMETKFLCRLVGSEDALTDHSIISPYTSRVLKPYIRRDYETKPPKLQLLSEIRAHSHKNDPNWTAEPEAPIDYCYVRPNHIPTINALCHEFFWPGIDLSECLQYPDFSVVVLYKKVIIAFGFMVPDVKYNEAYISFLFVHPEWRRSGIATFMIYHLIQTCMGKDATLHVSASNSAMLLYQKFGFKTEEYILDFYDKYYPLDSKECKHAFFLRLRR from the exons AAAGAAGACGTCTACTTGGTGGAGCACTGTTGCTGGTTGTCTTTCTGTGGGAAGTCCTATGTATTTTCGTTCAGGGGCCCAGGAATTTGGAGAGCCAGGGTGGTGGAAGCTGGTTCATAATAGGCCTCCTACATTGAAGCCTGAAGGGGAGAAACTCTCTGCATCTGCCTTAAAAGCCAAAG CAGGTTCAAAACCATCTTTGGATCCAATAATTACAGTGGAGGGACTTAGAAAACGAGTGAGTCGCAATCCAGTAGAATCTGCCATGGAACTCAAAGAGAAGAGGTCTCGAACTCAGGAAGCCAAAGACATCAGGAGAGCCCAGAAGGAGGCGGCAGGCTTTCTGGATAGGAGTACCTCTTCCACACCTGTCAAATTCATCAGCCGAAACCGGCGTCCTGACATTATGCTTGAGAAAGGAGAGGTGGTTGATTTTTCATCCCTGAGCTCCTCGGATCGAACTCCTATGACCagcccttctccatctccttctccggATTTCTCTGCCCCTGGAACGCCAGCTTCACACTCAGCTACACCTAGCCTCCTCTCAGAAGCAGATCTGATTCCAGATATAATGCCACCCCAGGCCCTGTTCCACG ATGATGAAGAGATGGAAGGTGATGGTGTTATAGATCCAGGAATAGAGTACATCCCACCATCCAGTGCATCAGTGGGAATGATCCGAAAGAAGGTGAAGATACCGGAACAGATTAAGCAGGAGCTGGAGAGTGAGGAAGAAAAAATAGAGAAACTGGAAGGTGATGCTGAAAACCCTGATAATACTCACACAGGCTTTCAGGACCAGCATAAGGACAAAAGGAAGACAcaactggaccataaggatgtTCGGTCTGGTATTCCTAAATATGGACCTGTTAGTATCTATGAAGAAAAGCTTCTTTTGAGAAACTTGGAAGCCTATCCAAATGCTGTTGCCATGACCCCTGAAGCTCGGAGGTTGAGGCGCAAGTTGATAGTCCGGCAAGCTAAACGAGAGAGAGGCCTGCCTCTCTTTGATTTGGATAACATTGTGAATGCGACTGTTCTCCTGATTGATCGGATTTATGGAGCTAAGGAAGGAGAGGGCGCGccctgtgtgccagcaggttatGCCACATACAGAACTACCAGCCAGGACTTCAGAATTTTGGATCGATATCAG ACAAAATTGTCTAATGTGAAGGAAATTCGACAAATGGAAACAAAATTTCTATGCAGACTTGTAGGTTCAGAAGATGCCCTGACTGACCATAGCATCATCAGTCCCTACACGTCCCGTGTCTTAAAACCTTATATCAG ACGTGATTATGAGACCAAACCTCCCAAACTTCAGCTGCTGAGTGAGATTCGTGCCCATTCACACAAGAACGATCCCAACTGGACTGCAGAACCAGAAGCACCCATTGATTATTGTTATGTTCGGCCTAATCACATCCCCACTATTAACGCGCTGTGCCACGAGTTCTTCTGGCCAG GGATTGACCTCTCAGAATGCCTCCAGTATCCAGATTTCAGTGTTGTTGTCCTTTACAAAAAAGTCATAATTGCGTTTGGTTTCATGGTGCCAGACGTTAAATACAATGAAGcatacatctcttttctgtttgTTCATCCTGAGTGGAGACGGTCAGGGATTGCAACTTTTATGATTTATCATCTTATCCAG ACTTGCATGGGCAAAGATGCCACCCTTCACGTCTCTGCAAGCAATTCAGCAATGCTATTATATCAAAAGTTTGGATTTAAAACTGAGGAATACATCTTAGATTTCTATGACAAATATTATCCTTTGGACAGCAAGGAGTGCAAGCATGCATTCTTTCTCAGATTGCGACGATGA